One window of Amaranthus tricolor cultivar Red isolate AtriRed21 chromosome 11, ASM2621246v1, whole genome shotgun sequence genomic DNA carries:
- the LOC130826570 gene encoding LOB domain-containing protein 12, with amino-acid sequence MVGLIKAAKMGSGSSPCASCKLLRRRCVMDCIFAPYFPPDDPQRFALVHKLFGASNVSKLLQELPVNKRGDAVSSLVFEANTRIRDPVYGCVGAISLLQNQVSRLQMQLEQAQAELMSIQMQQHLQNEISDDKSLVLAATINLHQYLNDFAASTANLIIQDPLKTESLWT; translated from the exons Atggtt GGGTTAATTAAAGCAGCTAAGATGGGTAGTGGAAGTTCACCTTGTGCATCATGCAAGCTATTACGGCGTCGTTGCGTCATGGACTGCATATTTGCTCCTTACTTTCCTCCTGATGATCCTCAAAGATTTGCACTTGTTCATAAACTCTTTGGTGCTAGCAATGTCAGCAAATTGTTGCAG GAGCTTCCAGTAAATAAGAGAGGAGATGCAGTGAGCAGTTTAGTGTTTGAAGCAAATACAAGGATAAGAGATCCAGTATATGGATGTGTAGGTGCAATTTCTTTGTTGCAAAATCAAGTTTCACGGCTACAAATGCAGTTAGAACAAGCACAAGCAGAATTAATGAGTATTCAAATGCAGCAACATCTTCAAAATGAGATATCAGATGATAAATCTCTTGTTTTAGCAGCTACTATTAATCTTCACCAATATCTCAATGATTTTGCTGCTTCAACTGCCAATCTAATCATTCAGGATCCTCTCAAAACTGAGTCTCTTTGGAcgtaa
- the LOC130826571 gene encoding uncharacterized protein LOC130826571 → MVNNFYETKRQIAALGLPVEKIDSLMWTINDFPAYSMLSGWSTAGRYACPYCMDDSQAFYLTHSKKVCWFDCHRRFLDKSHPYRRNRTNFRAGIVEKRDPPFIRTGFELLDELDQFGFLKVNEEDAPEHNKEVSKYSAGWKKRSIFWDLPYWKTSTIRHNLDVMHIEKNDHIKGRHDLRELGIRSELHPIGTSIPKASYTLNEQQIRALLQWLKSIRFPDGYVSNMARNIDMAKHQLFGMKSHDCHVFMQRLIPIAFRELLPVKVWEALTELSLYFRSLTTTKLCVEDLRKMEADIPVIICKLETIFPPTFFDSMEHLPIHLAYEARIAGPVQYRWMYPFERYLRHLKLNVRNKAHVEASICNAYLTEEASHFVSHYFEPHVRCRVRDLPRNNDGSYNNIVTGVFTIFSHPIRFHGKGLAYILDERDYEIAHRYVLMNCPEVDVFISEFKSSIQRHQPNWSSQRIEAFVQENFANAFRTAARQGSFDNRVNSDILKQIAEGPLKYARSYNVCYTNGYRFHTVRHASNKLADNSGVCVKAGDNSRDEEDFYGQLLEIVEVEYPRIPIKRVTLFKCHWYDPTTTGNSHGTNIHKRYKLVDIHQGRSYHLYDPFVLVHDNDEDTEEDVDLVLSEDEQSEDEDVENDDYFSDED, encoded by the exons atggtaaacaacttctacgAAACAAAAAGACAAATAGCTGCTCTTGGATTACctgttgagaagatagatt ctttaatgtggacgatCAATGACTTTCCGGCTTATTCGATGTTGTCCGGGTGGAGTACTGCGGGCCGATATGCTTGCCCTTACTGCATGGATGATTCCCAAGCTTTCTACCTTACGCATAGCAAGAAGGTGTGTTGGTTTGACTGTCATAGAAGGTTTTTGGATAAAAGTCATCCGTATAGgagaaatagaacaaatttcAGAGCAGGCATTGTTGAGAAGAGAGACCCACCTTTCATTCGGACAGGATTTGAATTGCTTGATGAATTGGACCAGTTTGGTTTTTTGAAAGTCAATGAAGAAGATGCACCGGAGCATAATAAAGAGGTTAGTAAATACTCTGCTGGATGGAAGAAGAGGAGCATATTCTGGGATTTGCCATATTGGAAAACTAGCACGATTCGCCATAATTTGGATGTTATGCACatagaaaaaaat gatcacatCAAGGGTAGACACGATCTGCGTGAACTTGGTATACGTTCAGAATTGCATCCTATAG GTACGTCTATTCCTAAAGCTTCCTATACATTAAATGAACAACAAATACGTGCCTTGCTTCAATGGTTGAAGAGTATTAGATTTCCCGATGGTTATGTCTCCAATATGGCAAGGAATATTGACATGGCCAAGCATcaattgtttggcatgaaaagtCACGATTGTCATGTTTTCATGCAACGTTTAATTCCAATTGCATTCAGAGAATTGCTACCGGTGAAGGTTTGGGAAGCGCTTACGGAGTTGAGCTTATATTTTAGAAGTTTGACTACCACAAAGCTATGTGTGgaggatttgaggaaaatggaaGCAGATATTCCGGTTATCATCTGCAAACTAGAGACTATCTTTCCGCCCACATTCTTTGATAGCATGGAACACCTTCCGATCCATTTGGCATATGAGGCTAGAATTGCTGGACCGGTCCAATACAGATGGATGTATCCATTTGAGAG GTACCTTAGACATTTGAAACTGAATGTCAGAAATAAAGCTCATGTTGAAGCGTCGATATGCAACGCATATTTAACCGAGGAAGCATCGCATtttgtttcccattattttgagcCACATGTGCGATGCAGGGTCAGAGACCTTCCTAGGAACAACGATGGAAGTTACAACAATATTGTAACTGGTGTATTCACAATCTTCAGTCATCCAATAAGATTTCATGGAAAAGGATTAGCATATATTTTGGATGAAAGAGATTACGAGATTGCACATAGATACGTGCTCATGAATTGTCCAGAGGTGGATGTATTTATATCTGAgtttaaaagttcaattcaaagacATCAACCAAATTGGTCAAGTCAGAGGATTGAAGCGTTTGTGCAAGAGAATTTCGCTAATGCCTTCAGAACTGCA GCAAGACAAGGATCATTCGATAACCGAGTGAACAGTGACATTTTGAAGCAGATTGCTGAAGGACCACTAAAATATGCTCGGAGTTACAATGTCTGTTACACAAACGGATATAGATTCCATACCGTACGTCATGCATCAAATAAATTAGCAGACAATAGTGGAGTGTGCGTCAAAGCTGGTGACAACAGTCGTGACGAAGAAGATTTTTACGGGCAATTGCTTGAAATCGTAGAGGTTGAGTACCCGAGGATACCAATCAAAAGAGTAACGTTGTTCAAATGTCATTGGTATGACCCAACTACTACTGGAAATAGCCACGGAACAAATATTCATAAACGATATAAGTTAGTTGACATACATCAAGGTCGCTCGTATCATTTATATGATCCGTTTGTGTTG gtgcatgataatgatgaagatacTGAAGAAGATGTGGATCTTGTATTGTCAGAAGACGAACAAtccgaagatgaagatgttgaaAACGACGactattttagtgatgaagattaa
- the LOC130827330 gene encoding 40S ribosomal protein S4-like, translating into MARGLKKHMKRLNAPKHWMLDKLGGAFAPKPSSGPHKARECLPLILILRNRLKYALVYREVIAILMQRQILVDGKVRTDKTYPAGFMDVISIPKTSENFRLLYDVKGRFRLHSIRDEEAKFKLCKVRNVQFGNKGIPYLNTYDGRTIRYPDPLIKANDTIKLDLEENKIVDFIKFDVGNVVMVTGGRNRGRVGVIKNREKHKGSFETIHIQDSQGHEFATRMGNVFIIGKGTKPWVSLPKGKGIKLSIIEESRKRAEKNAASA; encoded by the exons ATG GCAAGAGGTTTGAAGAAACACATGAAGAGGCTCAATGCCCCTAAGCATTGGATGCTCGACAAACTGGGAGGAGCATTT GCACCCAAGCCATCCTCTGGACCTCACAAGGCCAGAGAGTGTTTACCCCTTATCCTCATTCTGCGTAACAGGTTAAAGTATGCTTTGGTTTACCGTGAAGTTATTGCTATTCTGATGCAACGACAAATTCTAGTTGACGGAAAGGTCAGGACTGATAAGACCTATCCCGCTGGTTTCATGG ATGTTATTTCGATCCCCAAAACCTCTGAGAACTTCCGTCTTCTCTATGATGTTAAGGGTCGTTTCAGGCTCCATTCAATCAGGGATGAAGAGGCAAAG TTCAAGCTCTGCAAGGTTCGTAATGTGCAGTTTGGCAACAAAGGTATTCCATACTTGAACACTTATGATGGAAGGACCATCCGCTACCCAGACCCCCTCATCAAGGCTAATGACACTATCAAGCTTGATTTAGAGGAGAACAAAATTGTGGATTTTATTAAGTTTGATGTTGGGAACGTTGTTATGGTCACCGGTGGAAGGAACAGAGGGCGTGTTGGAGTGATCAAGAACAGGGAGAAGCATAAGGGTAGCTTCGAGACTATTCACATCCAGGATTCTCAAGGTCACGAGTTTGCAACTCGTATGGGGAATGTCTTCATCATTGGTAAAGGTACAAAGCCTTGGGTGTCTCTCCCCAAGGGCAAGGGTATCAAGCTTTCTATTATCGAGGAATCCCGCAAAAGAGCCGAGAAGAATGCAGCTTCTGCTTAA